A single region of the Streptomyces vilmorinianum genome encodes:
- a CDS encoding FAD-binding oxidoreductase — translation MDVTALDTLRETLRGEVVGPQDGDAYDDARAVYNAMIDRRPAAVARCADVTDVRAALRFARENELDIAVRGGGHSGGGLCVADDALTVDLSRMRWVRVDPEARTAQVGGGSQLGDLDHEAHGFGLATPAGVMSTTGVGGLTLGGGHGYLTRAHGLTIDNLLAADVVLADGSLVTASADEHPELFWALRGGGGNFGVVTSFTYRLHPVDTVGLGVTVWDPEHIGDVLRWYREFLPSAPPELYGFFATLVIAPEPPFPEELYGRKMCGVVWCYSGKADDVRLAEVFAPVNAPARPAFHFATPIPYPAQQAMFDHLIPKGLQWYWRGDFFDRIADESIDVHATYLENIPTELSTMHLYPVDGAAHQAGPMDTAWAYRDAVWSGVIGGISPDPADAERIRQWCVEYWEELHPHSMGGAYVNFLGAGESEERVKATYRGHYDRLALIKRTYDPDNVFHHTQNIAPAPEG, via the coding sequence TCGGACCGCAGGACGGGGACGCCTACGACGACGCCCGCGCGGTCTACAACGCGATGATCGACCGTCGGCCCGCCGCGGTCGCGCGCTGCGCGGACGTCACGGACGTCAGAGCGGCGCTGAGGTTCGCCCGCGAGAACGAGCTGGACATCGCCGTACGCGGCGGTGGCCACAGCGGTGGCGGGCTCTGCGTCGCCGACGACGCCCTGACCGTCGATCTCTCACGCATGCGCTGGGTACGGGTCGACCCCGAGGCCCGAACCGCGCAGGTCGGCGGCGGGTCACAGCTCGGGGACCTCGATCACGAGGCGCACGGCTTCGGCCTGGCCACCCCCGCCGGGGTCATGTCGACCACGGGCGTGGGCGGGCTCACGCTCGGCGGCGGGCACGGGTATCTGACCCGCGCCCACGGGCTGACCATCGACAACCTGCTCGCCGCGGACGTGGTGCTCGCCGACGGCTCGCTCGTCACGGCGTCGGCCGACGAGCACCCCGAGCTGTTCTGGGCACTGCGGGGCGGCGGCGGCAACTTCGGGGTGGTCACCTCGTTCACGTACCGACTGCATCCGGTGGACACCGTCGGTCTGGGCGTGACCGTGTGGGACCCCGAGCACATCGGTGACGTCCTGCGCTGGTACCGGGAGTTCCTGCCGTCCGCGCCACCGGAGCTGTACGGCTTCTTCGCGACACTCGTCATCGCCCCCGAGCCGCCGTTCCCCGAGGAGCTGTACGGGCGGAAGATGTGCGGCGTGGTGTGGTGCTACTCCGGCAAGGCGGACGACGTCCGGCTCGCGGAGGTCTTCGCCCCGGTGAACGCGCCGGCGCGGCCGGCCTTCCACTTCGCGACGCCGATCCCGTACCCGGCACAGCAGGCGATGTTCGACCACCTGATCCCGAAGGGTCTGCAGTGGTACTGGCGCGGTGACTTCTTCGACCGAATCGCGGACGAATCGATCGACGTGCACGCGACGTACCTGGAGAACATCCCCACCGAGCTGTCGACGATGCACCTCTACCCGGTCGACGGCGCCGCGCACCAGGCGGGCCCCATGGACACGGCCTGGGCGTACCGGGACGCCGTCTGGTCCGGGGTGATCGGCGGGATCAGCCCCGATCCGGCCGACGCGGAGCGGATCCGCCAGTGGTGCGTGGAGTACTGGGAGGAGCTGCACCCGCACTCGATGGGCGGCGCGTACGTCAACTTCCTCGGCGCGGGCGAGAGCGAGGAGCGGGTCAAGGCCACGTATCGGGGCCACTACGACCGGCTGGCGCTGATCAAGCGCACGTACGACCCCGACAACGTCTTCCACCACACC